One segment of Streptosporangium brasiliense DNA contains the following:
- a CDS encoding PspC domain-containing protein, with translation MHRSRNHKIIAGVCGGIAESLGWSPTVVRVLWLLLSLIPGPLWVVYVLMWILVPKAPAVHYGK, from the coding sequence ATGCACCGTTCGAGAAATCACAAAATCATCGCCGGCGTCTGCGGTGGGATCGCGGAGAGCCTCGGCTGGTCGCCCACGGTCGTCCGGGTGCTGTGGCTGCTGCTGTCCCTCATCCCCGGACCGCTGTGGGTCGTCTACGTGCTCATGTGGATCCTCGTCCCCAAGGCTCCCGCGGTCCACTACGGAAAATAA
- a CDS encoding M28 family metallopeptidase: MRLRLQRTLVRTATLVTAVTLPLAFVPPASAAATGLPDVLAEALSSQVKGKNVKKHLDSFQQIADANGGTRAAGTPGYDASLAYVKDKLRRAGYKVSTTDVEFPVSWEEFSPSVLQQVTPEAKTYANPADFVTVVSSSPGDVTAQVQVVDAVIPPAPSPNTSTAGCEAADFAGFVPGRIALIQRGTCPFVDKATNAKAAGAAGVIFFNEGQPGRTDPFSFDIREWRFGFPIVIASTAVGLDLADTPGTTVHLKVDAKTTVGQTKNLIADSPWGKKGEIVMAGAHLDSVTEGPGINDNGSGSAAILETALKLAHLPTKHKLRFAWWGAEELGLLGSDQYVAGLSQAERDKIRLYLNFDMVASPNDVTFLYDGDDSDAEGAGPGPAGSAEIEKLLEKFYGKRGLSFKGTDFDGRSDYGAFMAAGIPAGGIFTGAEGIKTAEEAAVFGGTADAPYDPCYHAVCDTITNINAAALDRNSKAIGYSTAFYAYDLSTIPDRDAAALAKSATAAKRAPEDAAR; encoded by the coding sequence ATGCGCCTGCGCCTGCAACGCACGCTGGTCCGGACCGCCACCCTGGTCACGGCCGTCACTCTTCCGCTCGCCTTCGTCCCACCCGCGAGCGCGGCCGCGACCGGCCTCCCCGACGTCCTGGCCGAGGCCCTGTCCTCCCAGGTCAAGGGTAAGAACGTCAAGAAACACCTCGACAGCTTCCAGCAGATCGCCGACGCCAACGGCGGCACCCGCGCCGCGGGCACCCCCGGATACGACGCCTCCCTCGCCTACGTCAAGGACAAGCTGCGCCGGGCCGGCTACAAGGTCTCCACCACCGACGTGGAGTTCCCGGTCTCATGGGAGGAGTTCTCCCCCTCGGTCCTGCAGCAGGTGACGCCGGAGGCCAAGACCTACGCCAACCCCGCCGACTTCGTCACCGTCGTCTCCTCAAGTCCCGGGGACGTCACGGCGCAGGTCCAGGTGGTCGACGCGGTCATCCCGCCGGCGCCGAGTCCCAACACCTCCACCGCGGGCTGCGAGGCCGCCGACTTCGCCGGGTTCGTGCCGGGCCGGATCGCCCTCATCCAGCGGGGCACCTGCCCGTTCGTCGACAAGGCCACCAACGCGAAGGCGGCCGGCGCGGCCGGTGTGATCTTCTTCAACGAGGGTCAGCCGGGCCGTACCGACCCCTTCTCGTTCGACATCCGTGAGTGGCGCTTCGGCTTCCCGATCGTGATCGCCTCCACCGCCGTCGGCCTCGACCTGGCCGACACCCCGGGTACGACCGTCCACCTGAAGGTCGACGCCAAGACCACGGTCGGCCAGACCAAGAACCTCATCGCCGACTCCCCGTGGGGCAAGAAGGGCGAGATCGTGATGGCCGGCGCCCACCTGGACAGCGTCACCGAAGGGCCCGGCATCAACGACAACGGCTCCGGCAGCGCCGCCATCCTGGAGACCGCGCTGAAGCTGGCCCACCTGCCCACCAAGCACAAGCTCCGCTTCGCCTGGTGGGGCGCCGAGGAGCTGGGCCTGCTCGGCTCCGACCAGTATGTCGCGGGCCTGTCGCAGGCCGAGCGGGACAAGATCCGGCTCTACCTCAACTTCGACATGGTCGCCTCGCCGAACGACGTCACCTTCCTCTACGACGGCGACGACTCCGACGCCGAGGGCGCCGGTCCCGGTCCGGCCGGCTCCGCCGAGATCGAGAAGCTGCTGGAGAAGTTCTACGGCAAGCGCGGTCTGAGCTTCAAGGGGACCGACTTCGACGGCCGCTCCGACTACGGCGCGTTCATGGCGGCGGGCATCCCGGCCGGCGGCATCTTCACCGGCGCCGAAGGCATCAAGACCGCCGAGGAGGCCGCCGTGTTCGGCGGTACGGCGGACGCCCCGTACGACCCCTGCTACCACGCGGTCTGCGACACCATCACCAACATCAACGCCGCCGCGCTCGACCGCAACTCCAAGGCGATCGGCTACTCCACCGCGTTCTACGCCTACGACCTGTCCACGATCCCCGACCGTGACGCCGCCGCCCTGGCGAAGTCCGCCACGGCCGCCAAGCGGGCACCGGAGGACGCGGCCCGCTGA
- a CDS encoding M28 family peptidase → MMRNLWTIGMAAILAIPLALTAPAASAAVPPDISLANVKAHLTQLQSIATANGGNRAHGRPGYLASANYVKGLLDGAGFTTTLQSFTYNGATGYNVIADWPGGDPNDILMVGAHLDSVTAGPGINDNGSGSAAILETALEVSRQALAPTKHLRFAWWGAEELGLRGSQYYVNNLPATERAKVKGYLNFDMVGSPNAGYFVYDGDNSDGVGSGPGPAGSAQLEATIQAYFTSIGVATRGTDFDGRSDYGPFISVGIPAGGTFTGAEGIKSSAQATLWGGTAGQSFDSCYHRACDTTANINDTALNRNADAIAYAVWTTATATPPVTVWQDTFETATGWTADPGGTDTATLGRWERGDPEATTSSGAKQLGTTVSGTNDLVTGRLAGASAGDHDVDGGTTTIQSPAVTLPASGALKLGFSWYLAHGSNASSADYLRVKVVGSTTTQVFQQLGAATNRNGAWATAEADISAFAGQSVRILIEAADASTASLVEAGIDDVKITR, encoded by the coding sequence ATGATGCGCAACCTGTGGACCATCGGGATGGCGGCGATCCTGGCCATCCCCCTGGCGCTCACCGCGCCGGCCGCGTCGGCCGCCGTCCCACCGGACATCTCGCTGGCCAACGTGAAGGCACACCTCACCCAGCTCCAGTCCATCGCCACCGCCAACGGCGGCAACCGCGCGCACGGCCGCCCCGGTTATCTCGCCTCGGCGAACTACGTCAAGGGCCTGCTCGACGGCGCCGGGTTCACCACCACCCTCCAGTCGTTCACCTACAACGGCGCGACCGGCTACAACGTCATCGCCGACTGGCCGGGCGGCGACCCCAACGACATCCTCATGGTCGGCGCGCACCTCGACAGCGTGACCGCGGGACCGGGCATCAACGACAACGGCTCCGGCAGCGCCGCCATCCTGGAGACCGCGCTGGAGGTCTCCCGCCAGGCCCTGGCCCCGACCAAACACCTCCGCTTCGCCTGGTGGGGCGCCGAGGAGCTGGGTCTGCGCGGCTCTCAGTACTACGTCAACAACCTCCCCGCCACCGAGCGGGCCAAGGTCAAGGGCTATCTGAACTTCGACATGGTCGGCTCGCCCAACGCCGGTTACTTCGTCTACGACGGAGACAACTCCGACGGCGTCGGCTCGGGCCCCGGCCCGGCGGGCTCCGCGCAGTTGGAGGCGACGATCCAGGCCTACTTCACCTCGATCGGCGTGGCCACCCGGGGCACCGACTTCGACGGCCGCTCCGACTACGGCCCGTTCATCAGCGTCGGCATCCCCGCCGGGGGCACGTTCACCGGCGCGGAGGGCATCAAGTCCAGCGCCCAGGCCACCCTCTGGGGCGGTACGGCGGGGCAGTCGTTCGACTCCTGCTACCACCGGGCGTGCGACACCACGGCGAACATCAACGACACCGCGCTGAACCGCAACGCCGACGCGATCGCCTACGCGGTGTGGACGACCGCGACGGCCACCCCGCCCGTGACCGTCTGGCAGGACACCTTCGAGACGGCGACCGGCTGGACCGCCGACCCCGGCGGCACCGACACCGCCACCCTCGGCCGGTGGGAGCGCGGCGACCCCGAGGCCACCACCTCCAGCGGCGCCAAGCAGCTCGGCACCACCGTCAGCGGCACCAACGACCTGGTCACCGGACGGCTGGCCGGCGCCTCCGCCGGCGACCACGACGTCGACGGCGGCACCACCACCATCCAGTCGCCGGCCGTCACCCTGCCCGCCTCCGGCGCCCTCAAGCTGGGCTTCTCCTGGTATCTCGCGCACGGCTCCAACGCCTCCAGCGCCGACTACCTGCGCGTGAAGGTCGTCGGCTCCACCACCACCCAGGTCTTCCAGCAGCTCGGCGCCGCCACCAACCGCAACGGCGCCTGGGCCACCGCCGAGGCCGACATCTCCGCCTTCGCCGGACAGAGCGTCCGCATCCTCATCGAAGCCGCCGACGCCTCCACCGCCTCCTTGGTCGAGGCCGGAATCGACGACGTCAAGATCACCCGGTAG
- a CDS encoding SigE family RNA polymerase sigma factor, with amino-acid sequence MTEFAEYVAQRHERLRRTAYLLTRDWAIAEDLVQTALAKAWVAWRRIDGNPDPYVYRIIANTHASWWRRRWRGEIPTEALPDRAVAGDFTSDVGDRDALWTAIGALSGRQRAVVVLHYFEEMTLAQVAGVLGCSIGAVKSQLGRALTRLRVDQGIQTMTGAKR; translated from the coding sequence ATGACTGAGTTCGCGGAGTACGTCGCGCAGCGTCACGAACGGCTGCGAAGAACGGCGTACCTCCTCACCAGGGACTGGGCGATCGCCGAGGACCTGGTGCAGACGGCGCTGGCCAAGGCATGGGTCGCCTGGCGGCGGATCGACGGCAATCCCGATCCGTACGTCTACCGGATCATCGCCAACACGCACGCCTCCTGGTGGCGCCGGCGCTGGCGGGGGGAGATCCCCACCGAGGCCCTGCCGGACCGGGCGGTGGCCGGCGACTTCACGAGCGACGTCGGCGACCGCGACGCCCTGTGGACGGCGATCGGCGCGCTGTCGGGCCGTCAGCGGGCGGTGGTCGTCCTGCACTACTTCGAGGAGATGACCCTCGCCCAGGTGGCCGGCGTGCTGGGGTGCTCCATCGGGGCGGTGAAGAGCCAGCTCGGCAGGGCTCTCACCCGGCTCCGGGTCGATCAGGGGATTCAGACGATGACGGGAGCCAAGCGATGA
- a CDS encoding undecaprenyl-diphosphate phosphatase, with amino-acid sequence MIGWFEAVVLGLIQGLTEFLPISSSAHIRVVSAFFGWDDPGAAFTAVIQLGTEAAVVIYFRKEIWEIISTWTRALWTPVLRKHYAARMGWYVIVGTLPIVVLGLAFEDAIDTAFRDLRLIGTTLIVFGLILWFADRTARNKLTLDRHLSFTHALIYGAAQSLALIPGVSRSGGTISAGLLLDYRREEAAKYSFLLAIPAVLGAGVLQLFKIGDDGAPQWGPTILATVISFIVGYAAVAWFLKYISTHRFTGFVIYRIILGIVIIALVSFDVLNPLA; translated from the coding sequence TTGATCGGCTGGTTCGAAGCGGTGGTCCTCGGACTCATTCAGGGATTGACGGAGTTTCTGCCGATCTCCTCCAGTGCCCACATCAGAGTCGTGTCGGCGTTCTTCGGCTGGGACGACCCCGGCGCGGCGTTCACCGCGGTGATCCAGCTCGGCACCGAGGCCGCGGTGGTGATCTACTTCCGCAAGGAGATCTGGGAGATCATCTCCACCTGGACCCGGGCCCTGTGGACGCCCGTCCTCCGCAAGCACTACGCCGCCCGGATGGGCTGGTACGTCATCGTCGGCACCCTGCCGATCGTCGTCCTCGGCCTGGCCTTCGAGGACGCCATCGACACCGCCTTCCGCGACCTGCGCCTGATCGGCACGACGCTGATCGTCTTCGGCCTGATCCTCTGGTTCGCCGACCGCACCGCCCGCAACAAGCTCACCCTGGACCGGCACCTCAGCTTCACACACGCCCTGATCTACGGCGCCGCCCAGTCGCTCGCCCTGATCCCGGGCGTCTCCCGCTCCGGCGGCACGATCAGCGCCGGCCTGCTGCTCGACTACCGCCGCGAGGAGGCCGCCAAATACTCCTTCCTGCTGGCCATCCCGGCCGTGCTGGGCGCGGGCGTGCTGCAGCTGTTCAAGATCGGCGACGACGGCGCCCCCCAGTGGGGCCCGACGATCCTGGCCACCGTGATCTCGTTCATCGTCGGCTACGCGGCGGTGGCGTGGTTCCTGAAATACATCAGCACCCACCGTTTCACCGGATTCGTGATCTACCGGATCATCCTCGGCATCGTCATCATCGCCCTGGTGAGCTTCGACGTCCTGAACCCCCTGGCCTGA
- the hrpB gene encoding ATP-dependent helicase HrpB produces the protein MRSDWSGLPVRHVLPELLAALDEHGTAVLTAPPGTGKTTLVPLALAGLLDGSAPKRVIVAEPRRMAVRAAARRMAWLLESEVGAQVGFTVRGERRAGAETVVEVVTTGVLLQRLQRDAELDGVDVVLLDECHERHLDADTALAFLLDVRATLRPDLRLIATSATADAAPWARLLGSGAAGDRPATAAPGSDPPRAAPIVHASGSMHPVTPVWAPPTRPVTPPRGLRVDPAFLSHVADVVRRALGEHGGDVLCFLPGVGEIGRVAAMLGGVEVLQVHGQAPAHVQDAVLSPGGERRVVLATSVAESSLTVPGVRIVVDSGLAREPRTDHARGLGSLTTVRASRAAAAQRAGRAGRETPGVVYRCWSQAEHDRLPDHAQPEIALADLTGFALQAACWGDPTAAGLALLDPPPPAAMEAAWRTLHALGALDGRVTDRGRRMAGAGVHPRLARALIDAGPRAAEVVALLSEQLPRDSGDDLVALWRAARRGGDGFSARWRQEVRRLSRAVPPRERPGRDPGPGRTSVPAGAGDDAVAGLVVALAYPERVARRRGGSYLMASGTAAELPQGSRLGAAEWLAIAVADRPAGAASARIRQAVVIDEEIARLAAAPLHRSGEEVVWRVPPGERRGDVSARRVERLGAVELSADRLRDADVRPAVLDGLRTEGLAILRWTPEAVALRERLAFCHRTLGEPWRAVDDDALIDGADLWLEPELSRVRRRADLERLDVASALHRLVPWSARLADVAPERIEVPSGSRIKVDYSGERPVLAAKLQELFGWDEAPRVAGVPLVVHLLSPAGRPAAVTADLASFWREGYRAVRAELRGRYPRHPWPEDPLSAVATRRANPRR, from the coding sequence GTGCGTTCCGACTGGTCCGGCCTCCCCGTCCGCCACGTCCTGCCCGAGCTGCTCGCCGCCCTGGACGAGCACGGTACCGCCGTGCTCACCGCGCCTCCCGGCACGGGCAAGACCACGCTCGTCCCGCTCGCGCTGGCCGGGCTCCTCGACGGCTCGGCCCCGAAACGGGTGATCGTGGCCGAGCCCCGCCGGATGGCGGTGCGGGCGGCGGCCCGGCGGATGGCATGGCTGCTGGAGTCGGAGGTGGGCGCACAGGTCGGGTTCACCGTACGCGGCGAGCGCAGGGCGGGCGCGGAGACGGTCGTCGAGGTCGTCACCACCGGGGTCCTCCTCCAGCGGCTCCAGCGCGACGCCGAGCTCGACGGCGTGGACGTGGTGCTGCTGGACGAATGCCACGAACGCCACCTGGACGCCGACACCGCCCTGGCCTTCCTCCTCGACGTCCGCGCCACGCTCCGTCCCGACCTGCGGCTCATCGCCACCTCCGCCACCGCCGACGCCGCGCCCTGGGCCCGGCTGCTCGGCTCCGGCGCGGCCGGCGACCGCCCGGCAACCGCCGCGCCCGGGTCTGACCCGCCGCGGGCCGCGCCGATCGTGCACGCCTCCGGATCCATGCACCCGGTCACACCCGTCTGGGCGCCTCCCACCCGGCCGGTGACGCCCCCGCGCGGCCTGCGGGTGGACCCCGCGTTCCTGTCCCACGTCGCCGACGTCGTACGGCGCGCGCTGGGTGAGCACGGCGGGGACGTGCTGTGCTTCCTGCCCGGGGTCGGCGAGATCGGCAGGGTGGCCGCGATGCTCGGCGGCGTGGAGGTGCTGCAGGTCCACGGCCAGGCCCCGGCGCACGTGCAGGACGCCGTGCTCTCGCCCGGCGGGGAGCGGAGGGTCGTGCTCGCCACCTCGGTCGCCGAGTCGAGCCTGACCGTCCCCGGGGTCCGGATCGTGGTCGACTCCGGCCTCGCCCGCGAGCCCCGCACCGACCACGCCCGGGGCCTCGGCTCGCTCACCACCGTCCGCGCGTCCAGGGCCGCCGCCGCCCAGCGCGCCGGCCGGGCCGGGCGCGAGACCCCCGGGGTCGTGTACCGGTGCTGGTCGCAGGCCGAGCACGACCGGCTCCCCGACCACGCCCAGCCCGAGATCGCCCTCGCCGACCTGACCGGCTTCGCCCTCCAGGCCGCCTGCTGGGGCGACCCCACGGCCGCCGGACTGGCCCTGCTCGACCCGCCGCCGCCCGCCGCGATGGAGGCGGCGTGGCGGACCCTGCACGCTCTGGGCGCCCTCGACGGCCGGGTCACCGACCGGGGGCGGCGGATGGCCGGCGCCGGGGTCCACCCCCGCCTGGCCCGGGCGCTGATCGACGCCGGCCCCCGGGCCGCCGAGGTGGTGGCGCTGCTGTCCGAGCAGCTCCCCAGGGATTCGGGCGACGACCTGGTCGCGCTCTGGCGTGCCGCCCGGCGCGGCGGCGACGGCTTCTCCGCCCGCTGGCGCCAGGAGGTGAGACGCCTGTCCCGGGCCGTCCCCCCGCGGGAGCGGCCCGGCCGGGACCCGGGGCCGGGACGGACCTCCGTACCGGCCGGGGCCGGTGACGACGCCGTGGCCGGGCTGGTGGTGGCGCTGGCCTATCCGGAGCGGGTCGCGCGGCGGCGGGGCGGGTCGTATCTGATGGCCTCCGGGACGGCCGCCGAGCTGCCCCAGGGGTCACGGCTCGGCGCGGCGGAGTGGCTGGCGATCGCGGTCGCGGACCGGCCCGCCGGGGCCGCCTCCGCCCGGATCAGGCAGGCCGTCGTCATCGACGAGGAGATCGCCAGGCTCGCCGCCGCGCCCCTCCACCGCTCCGGTGAAGAGGTGGTGTGGCGGGTCCCGCCGGGAGAGCGGCGCGGCGACGTCTCGGCGCGCCGGGTGGAGCGCCTCGGCGCCGTCGAGCTGTCCGCGGACCGGCTCCGCGACGCCGACGTCAGACCCGCCGTCCTGGACGGCCTGCGCACCGAGGGCCTGGCGATCCTGCGCTGGACCCCCGAGGCCGTGGCCCTGCGCGAGCGCCTGGCCTTCTGCCACCGGACGCTCGGCGAGCCGTGGCGCGCGGTGGACGACGACGCCCTGATCGACGGCGCCGACCTGTGGCTGGAGCCCGAGCTGTCCCGCGTCCGGCGCCGGGCGGACCTGGAACGCCTCGACGTGGCCTCCGCCCTGCACCGTCTGGTCCCGTGGAGCGCCCGCCTGGCGGATGTGGCGCCCGAGCGGATCGAGGTGCCCAGCGGATCGCGGATCAAGGTCGACTACTCGGGTGAGCGGCCGGTGCTGGCCGCCAAGCTGCAGGAGCTGTTCGGCTGGGACGAGGCCCCGCGCGTCGCCGGGGTCCCCCTGGTCGTCCACCTGCTCTCCCCCGCGGGCCGCCCGGCGGCAGTCACCGCCGACCTGGCCTCCTTCTGGCGCGAGGGCTACCGCGCGGTCCGCGCCGAACTGCGCGGCCGCTACCCCAGGCACCCCTGGCCCGAGGATCCCCTGTCGGCGGTCGCGACCCGCCGCGCCAACCCCCGCCGCTGA
- a CDS encoding RNHCP domain-containing protein: MPTDKPDLAPSSFLRVDTFTCVRCGLTVTKLAPDGSRRNHCPSCLHSRHVLDRVEGGPSDCGSRMTPISIAVLRNGDWMVIHRCVRCDQLTSNPICGDDNQLILMRMAVRPLAQPPFPLEAFGDL; this comes from the coding sequence GTGCCTACCGACAAGCCCGATCTCGCCCCCAGTTCCTTTCTGAGGGTCGACACCTTCACCTGCGTCCGGTGCGGCCTGACCGTCACCAAGCTCGCTCCGGACGGCAGCCGCCGCAACCACTGCCCGAGCTGCCTGCACTCCCGGCATGTCCTCGACCGCGTCGAGGGCGGGCCGTCCGACTGCGGGTCACGGATGACCCCGATCTCCATCGCGGTGCTGCGCAACGGGGACTGGATGGTGATCCACCGCTGTGTCCGGTGCGACCAGCTCACCTCGAATCCGATCTGCGGGGACGACAACCAGCTCATCCTCATGCGCATGGCCGTACGTCCGCTGGCGCAGCCGCCGTTCCCGCTCGAAGCCTTCGGCGACCTGTGA
- a CDS encoding RNHCP domain-containing protein, whose product MPRRKPERRRPQRRKDVLHGQGGAPGDAFRCVGCRLDVPLVAPGTAHRNHCPHCLTSLHLDRRTPGDRSADCRGRMAPLSLSVRQDGEWMVIHQCLACGELSANRIAGDDNVLVLLRMALRPLSDARIPMRALLAL is encoded by the coding sequence ATGCCACGACGGAAGCCTGAGCGGAGGCGTCCTCAGCGGCGCAAGGACGTGCTGCACGGGCAGGGCGGCGCACCGGGCGACGCGTTCCGGTGCGTCGGCTGCCGGCTCGACGTGCCCCTCGTCGCGCCGGGCACCGCCCACCGCAACCACTGTCCGCACTGCCTGACCAGCCTCCACCTCGACCGGCGGACGCCGGGAGACCGGAGCGCGGACTGCCGCGGGCGCATGGCGCCGCTGAGCCTGTCGGTGAGACAGGACGGGGAGTGGATGGTCATCCACCAGTGCCTGGCCTGCGGCGAGCTCAGCGCCAACCGCATCGCCGGGGACGACAACGTGCTCGTCCTGCTGCGGATGGCCCTGCGGCCGCTGTCCGACGCCCGCATCCCGATGCGGGCGCTGCTCGCCCTCTGA
- a CDS encoding threonine synthase, whose translation MHGDSLAVAQRSLGDPSIAYPLWPPMTRGCPATSTPEIAYPVEVDYAYDKVQAGLFDREIGPDLARWAPLLPPLHAPTLGEGGTPLVEIEGVFVKDESRNPTWSHKDRLNRCTVSGALGAGAPGIVAASSGNHGASAAAYAARAGLPCVILASADSPPAIGDFIRSYGAVVLPVPAAERRPLMRRIVDELGFHPVSNLSVTHTGHGFGPEGYKTIAYELHRQVGVPAAVFVPTGYGELIYGVWKGFTELRRLGITSATPRMFSCEPAAGGPLARALATGLPAVSVEVRESLAYAIDCPVNGYRGVVAVRDSGGGAVLSTDEEMAAAQRDLARRGLWHELSSAAALAGYRKLGERFDGPVVCVSTSSGFKDLGVGSTPTVPLDPSWPVVREVLRARGI comes from the coding sequence ATGCATGGAGATTCGCTGGCGGTGGCGCAGCGGTCGCTGGGAGATCCGTCGATCGCCTACCCGCTCTGGCCGCCGATGACCCGCGGGTGCCCGGCCACGAGCACCCCGGAGATCGCCTATCCGGTCGAGGTCGACTACGCCTACGACAAGGTCCAGGCCGGGTTGTTCGACCGGGAGATCGGCCCCGACCTGGCCCGGTGGGCTCCTCTGCTGCCGCCGCTGCACGCGCCCACCCTGGGCGAGGGCGGCACCCCGCTGGTCGAGATCGAAGGCGTCTTCGTCAAGGACGAGTCCCGCAACCCGACCTGGAGCCACAAGGACCGGCTCAACCGCTGCACGGTCAGCGGGGCGCTCGGCGCGGGGGCACCGGGAATCGTCGCGGCCTCCTCCGGCAACCACGGCGCCTCGGCCGCCGCCTACGCCGCCCGTGCGGGCCTGCCCTGCGTCATCCTCGCCTCGGCGGACTCCCCGCCCGCGATCGGCGACTTCATCCGCTCCTACGGCGCCGTGGTGCTGCCGGTCCCGGCCGCGGAACGCCGGCCGCTGATGCGCCGGATCGTCGACGAGCTGGGCTTCCACCCGGTCAGCAACCTGAGCGTCACACACACCGGACACGGCTTCGGTCCCGAGGGCTACAAGACGATCGCCTACGAGCTCCACCGCCAGGTCGGCGTGCCCGCCGCCGTCTTCGTCCCCACCGGGTACGGCGAGCTGATCTACGGGGTGTGGAAGGGCTTCACCGAGTTACGTCGCCTCGGCATCACCTCCGCCACCCCGCGGATGTTCTCCTGCGAGCCGGCCGCCGGAGGTCCTCTCGCCCGGGCGCTGGCCACCGGTCTGCCCGCCGTGTCGGTGGAGGTTCGCGAGAGCCTGGCCTACGCCATCGACTGCCCGGTCAACGGCTACCGCGGTGTCGTCGCGGTCCGCGACAGCGGCGGCGGCGCCGTGCTGTCGACCGACGAGGAGATGGCCGCAGCCCAGCGCGACCTCGCCCGCCGGGGCCTGTGGCACGAGCTCTCCAGCGCCGCCGCCCTGGCCGGTTACCGCAAGCTCGGCGAGCGTTTCGACGGCCCGGTGGTGTGCGTCTCCACCTCCAGCGGCTTCAAGGACCTGGGCGTCGGCAGCACCCCGACGGTCCCGCTCGACCCGTCCTGGCCCGTCGTCCGCGAGGTGCTCAGAGCCCGCGGCATATGA
- a CDS encoding SPFH domain-containing protein: protein MERRAFRMNGFAVLVGLVALGGVLGAVALAVGMPLAPVAAILWGIVAAVVSSGFVVVNPNEAKVVQFLGRYVGSVSDAGFLWVLPFTTKRRITLRVRNFETAKLKVNDADGNPVEIAAVVVYKVIDTATAAFSVDDYEEYVAIQSEAAVRHLATSHPYDAHEEGRTSLRDGAEVAAELTAELSDRTHLAGVEVLEARITHLAYAPEIAQAMLVRQQATQVVAARTQIVAGAVGMVQLALTRLAEEGVVELDEERKAQMVSNLLVVLCGDRATQPVVNAGSLYA from the coding sequence ATGGAACGACGTGCTTTCCGGATGAACGGATTCGCCGTGCTGGTCGGGCTTGTGGCCCTCGGAGGCGTCCTGGGCGCGGTCGCACTGGCGGTCGGCATGCCACTGGCGCCCGTCGCCGCGATCCTGTGGGGGATCGTCGCGGCCGTCGTGTCCAGCGGCTTCGTGGTGGTCAACCCGAACGAGGCGAAGGTCGTGCAGTTTCTGGGCCGCTACGTCGGGTCGGTGAGCGACGCCGGCTTCCTGTGGGTGCTACCGTTCACCACCAAGCGGCGGATCACACTCCGGGTGCGCAACTTCGAGACGGCCAAGCTCAAGGTGAACGACGCCGACGGCAACCCCGTGGAGATCGCGGCTGTCGTCGTCTACAAGGTGATCGACACCGCCACGGCCGCCTTCTCCGTCGACGACTACGAGGAGTACGTGGCGATCCAGTCCGAGGCGGCCGTCCGGCACCTGGCCACCAGCCACCCCTACGACGCCCACGAGGAGGGCCGCACCAGCCTGCGCGACGGCGCCGAGGTGGCCGCCGAGCTCACCGCCGAGCTGAGCGACCGCACCCACCTGGCCGGGGTGGAGGTGCTGGAGGCCCGGATCACCCACCTCGCCTACGCCCCGGAGATCGCCCAGGCGATGCTGGTCCGCCAGCAGGCCACCCAGGTCGTCGCGGCGCGCACCCAGATCGTCGCGGGCGCGGTGGGCATGGTCCAGCTCGCGCTGACGAGGCTGGCCGAGGAGGGCGTCGTGGAGCTCGACGAGGAGCGTAAGGCCCAGATGGTGTCCAACCTCCTGGTGGTCCTGTGCGGCGACCGGGCGACCCAGCCGGTGGTCAACGCCGGCAGTCTGTATGCCTGA